From Cyprinus carpio isolate SPL01 chromosome A18, ASM1834038v1, whole genome shotgun sequence:
TCAGGGTTTAAATGCCTCCTTTATAATACAGCTTCTCCCAGTTTCCGTTAATAATCTGATatagttaatgtttgttttcatttattaataattacatgaaacatttaactgtttggttgccagcattcttcaaaatatcttcttctgtgttcgaCAGATGAacgaaactcatacaggtttagaacaacttgagggtgagtaaatgacagaatttcctttATCCTACATACTCACCAATGTCTCGTAGAAAGAAGCTGTAGTCGGTTTTCATATAGCAGCATGTGGAAACTGCCTCCCCTGTTATCAGCAGCCGCTCAGACTCTTCAGAATATGAATTGGTTGAATGTGGGAGAAAAAACCCCGTCCACAGACTGTGACACCCAGTCACCATTATCCCTAAATAGATACAATTAGCATGCTTGGTTGAGTCGATGCTAAAATAAGCTTAAtgtatgtgggtgtgtttgtttttctgataCCTTGTATTGCGAAGTCTGAAAGCAGTAAATTCATTTGAGGTCCAGGCACATTTGATTTTTTGAGTGCAGGAAAAGGTTTCAGCTGTGCAGTTGATtttaaaagctgaaaataaagCGAAAAATACACTGAATAGCTGAGCTTGACACTGAACTGATGAAGCTTGAGTACTCTGACCATGTCCAAAACTGAAAGTAGATGCCTTCCTGCTTTGTGGCTTAGACAGTCAATGACTCAACAGGCAGCTTTTTTATGAAGTCACTTTTTAAGGAAACTAGTTTCGAAACTGCGTTCCACAACCATAACATCACATctacgctcttaaaaataaaggtctaaAAGGTGGGTTCCCAaaagaatctttcagtgaactgttcttttaaaaagaGCCAGTGTAGAGAACATGATCTAACGAACCTTTTtccattaaaaagaaaaggaaatgttagatattaaaggttcttcaagggGCCATTGATGCCATTAAAGAAGGCTACACCACTTTTAACCTATTTTTAAGAGCATAATTATCTAGATCAATGGTTCCCAACTAGTTTTGCTTCAGAACACAGATGTAACATTCAGATAGGTGAAGCAAGGAAATTGAAATGTCCATAAAGATTGTAGATGTCAGCAAGATTCCACCCACTGACAGCAGAATTTGCACTAAATATTGTACAATTTGTTTGAATGCAGTCTTTGATGTCAAAAACGAAAAATAAAGGTTTGATATTAAGATCAATGGTTCCTTaaggaacctttccattccacaaaaggttctttagattattaaaatgttcttcacaccaaGAAAAATGGTTATCGTAAGAAGGATCTTTCAGGAACCAAATATTGTTCTTCTATGACATTGTTGCGAAAACACActtttgaacctttatttttaagagtgtggaaaGCATTTCCTCCtcatttgatatttgatatttgctgtattttatgATTTGCATATGATGAGCATAGTTTTTTCCTGCTGTTCGTGACTGTGAGGACACCATTAGTAAGGATCACTGATCTAGAATGTGGAATGAACTTAGAAATGAGTTTACAGTTAAGTGACTTTTATAAAGTTAAATGTGAATGCTTGAAAAGTGAATGCTTGATAGGAATGTTGGATAAAGATAAAGTAGATGATGTTCAGCAGATGTTCCCACCTGTAGCTTCTTTAGACTTGTCGAGCAGGAGATAGGTGTAGTCTTCAAGACCCGTATCACTCCAGCAAGTGTAATTACCGGTCAGGTCTTCCTGAAGGTCAATCAGGGTCAAATCCCGCCCACTGGGTTTTTCAAAATTTGATTGTAATATGTTCACTATGCTATTTGTGTCCTCACGTCTCCATGTGATTTTGTCTTTATCTGTTCTACAGGTCAGGGTAACAGATTTGCCTCTTTCAGCCAGTTTAACTGCATAAAGAGAAACAATTTAGAACACAGAATggatgtataaatatgtatacttTTCTTGGTAGAAACCCAAAAAATGGGGAATCCCCACTatgatataaaaacaattttgtgtgtgtgtgtgtgtttgtgtgtactctTGCGTAAATGATGTGGTCAGTACACTCACATTTTTCAGGGAAAATATTAAGCGCAGATATCCTCAATATGGACAAACAAAAGAGAAGGATGAACGTCATCAACCAAGCCATCTGGAGAAAGAAtacacaaaattacatatttaacaaGTAAACGTTTACTTTCTCTGatcaaaagtaaaatacaaaataaaagtgaatataagCAACTTAACACACTCATCAGTCATTAATGTAGCATGAACATTATTCCACTATGGCCATGGACCAAAAATGAAGAGAtgaaacatctgaatatttacattttcaacatttattttaacatattgtt
This genomic window contains:
- the LOC109110609 gene encoding LOW QUALITY PROTEIN: interleukin-12 subunit beta-like (The sequence of the model RefSeq protein was modified relative to this genomic sequence to represent the inferred CDS: inserted 2 bases in 1 codon), which produces MAWLMTFILLFCLSILRISALNIFPEKFKLAERGKSVTLTCRTDKDKITWRREDTNSIVNILQSNFEKPSGRDLTLIDLQEDLTGNYTCWSDTGLEDYTYLLLDKSKEATAFKINCTAETFSCTQKIKCAWTSNEFTAFRLRNTRDNGDWVSQSVDGVFXLPHSTNSYSEESERLLITGEAVSTCCYMKTDYSFFLRDIVKPADPGISICTIENEGSDEQTIELEVKPPSTWPQPHSFFPLKHEIEYEIRHNGELKTEERESSKIKLEGSITKLRVRCRDLLLLSQWSEWSKWKNVN